Proteins co-encoded in one Neovison vison isolate M4711 chromosome 9, ASM_NN_V1, whole genome shotgun sequence genomic window:
- the LOC122917705 gene encoding glutathione S-transferase omega-1-like — MSGSARSLAKGSAPPGPVPEGLIRVYSMRFCPYAQRTLLVLKVKGIRHEIININLKSKPEWFFKKNPFGLVPVLENSQGQLIYESAITCEYLDDVYPGKKLLPDDPYEKARQKIVFELFSKVPSLVTSLLRKQNEEDCSGQKEELRKEISELEEVLTNKKTTFFGGNSLSMIDYLIWPWFERMEILELNDCVDHTPKLKLWMAAMRKDPAVSALLMEPKALRGFLNL, encoded by the coding sequence ATGTCGGGGTCGGCCAGGAGCCTGGCGAAGGGAAGCGCGCCCCCGGGACCCGTCCCTGAGGGTCTGATCCGCGTCTACAGCATGAGGTTCTGCCCGTACGCCCAGAGGACACTCCTGGTTCTGAAGGTTAAGGGAATCAGGCATGAAATCATCAACATCAACCTGAAAAGTAAGCCTGAGTGGTTCTTCAAGAAGAATCCCTTTGGCCTGGTGCCAGTTCTGGAAAACAGTCAGGGTCAACTGATCTACGAATCTGCCATCACCTGTGAGTACCTGGATGATGTATATCCAGGAAAGAAGCTATTGCCAGATGACCCCTATGAGAAAGCTCGCCAGAAGATAGTGTTTGAGTTATTTTCTAAGGTCCCATCTTTGGTAACAAGCCTTTTGAGAAAACAGAATGAGGAAGACTGCTCTGGCCAAAAAGAAGAATTGCGGAAAGAAATCAGCGAGCTAGAGGAGGTTCTTACCAATAAGAAGACAACCTTCTTTGGTGGCAATTCTCTTTCTATGATTGATTACCTCATCTGGCCCTGGTTTGAACGAATGGAAATTCTGGAGTTAAATGATTGTGTAGACCACACTCCAAAACTTAAGCTCTGGATGGCAGCCATGAGGAAAGATCCTGCGGTATCAGCCCTCCTCATGGAGCCCAAGGCCCTTCGAGGTTTCCTCAACCTCTAA